A region from the Bacteroidota bacterium genome encodes:
- a CDS encoding dihydrofolate reductase: protein MIKKNSVFIAKSLDGYISDKNGGLDWLNSISNPDEIDMGYELFMKGIDAIVMGRKTFEAVCNFDIDWPYSKPVFVLSRSLEIIPANYENEVGLVKGSIINVVKKLNQRGYDRLYIDGGSTIQSFLKEDHIDELIITTIPILLGGGATLFSELPDKLEFKHVESKVFLGDIVQNHYKRKR from the coding sequence ATGATTAAAAAAAACTCAGTATTTATTGCAAAAAGTTTAGATGGCTATATTTCTGACAAAAATGGCGGATTAGATTGGTTAAATTCTATCTCAAATCCTGATGAAATTGATATGGGATACGAACTATTTATGAAAGGTATCGATGCCATTGTTATGGGACGCAAAACATTTGAAGCAGTTTGTAATTTTGATATTGACTGGCCATATAGCAAGCCTGTTTTTGTGTTGAGCAGAAGTTTGGAAATAATTCCTGCAAACTACGAAAATGAAGTAGGATTAGTAAAAGGTTCTATAATCAATGTCGTAAAAAAATTAAATCAAAGAGGATACGATAGACTTTATATTGACGGAGGTAGCACAATTCAGAGTTTTCTGAAAGAAGACCATATTGATGAACTTATTATTACTACTATCCCAATTTTGTTAGGTGGAGGAGCTACACTTTTTTCCGAATTGCCTGATAAATTAGAATTCAAACATGTTGAATCTAAGGTATTTTTGGGTGATATTGTTCAGAATCATTATAAAAGAAAAAGATAG
- a CDS encoding ATP-binding cassette domain-containing protein has product MPNKILETHQLSKKYGKIQALNKLDLTVLQGQVYGILGPNGSGKTTTLGMILDVIAPSEGSFKWFSDVPNVEARKKIGAILETPSFYPYLTAVQNLKIVAHIKQCSKAGIDSVLKTVGLHERQHDKYKTYSLGMKQRLSIGAALLSNPPVLILDEPTNGLDPEGIAEVRSLIKEIATQGKTIIMASHLLDEVQKVCTHFCVLRKGMKLHEGKVEDTLNEINRIEVSSENLQELSEILNSFEGMEDIQKNTNSLFCSLKENFKVADVNSFCFKNGVVLQKLVTHTNSLEQEFLKILKEND; this is encoded by the coding sequence ATGCCAAATAAAATTCTTGAAACACATCAACTTTCAAAGAAGTACGGAAAAATTCAAGCACTTAACAAGCTCGACCTTACAGTTTTGCAAGGCCAGGTTTATGGAATTTTAGGCCCAAACGGAAGTGGCAAAACCACAACCCTTGGAATGATACTTGACGTGATTGCACCGAGCGAAGGAAGTTTTAAATGGTTTTCTGATGTGCCAAATGTTGAAGCTCGGAAAAAAATTGGTGCAATTCTTGAAACTCCAAGTTTTTATCCATACCTAACGGCTGTTCAAAATCTGAAAATTGTTGCACATATAAAACAGTGTAGCAAGGCCGGAATTGATTCAGTTCTAAAGACAGTTGGTTTGCACGAACGCCAACACGATAAATATAAAACATACAGCCTTGGAATGAAACAAAGACTGTCAATCGGAGCTGCATTATTATCAAACCCGCCTGTACTAATTCTCGACGAACCTACAAATGGCCTCGATCCTGAAGGAATTGCCGAAGTTCGTAGCCTGATTAAAGAAATTGCAACACAGGGGAAAACTATAATTATGGCAAGCCATTTATTAGATGAGGTACAAAAAGTCTGTACACATTTCTGTGTGTTACGTAAAGGTATGAAGCTACATGAAGGAAAAGTTGAAGACACTTTGAACGAAATTAATAGAATAGAAGTGAGTAGCGAAAATCTTCAAGAATTGTCAGAAATTCTGAATTCCTTCGAAGGTATGGAAGATATTCAAAAAAATACAAATAGTCTTTTTTGCAGCCTAAAGGAAAATTTTAAGGTTGCAGATGTAAATTCTTTCTGCTTTAAAAATGGTGTAGTTCTGCAAAAATTGGTTACACATACAAATTCGCTCGAACAAGAATTTCTTAAAATCTTAAAAGAGAATGATTAG
- a CDS encoding erythromycin esterase family protein, whose protein sequence is MIRFSIIFLILLVTASCNNSSSQEMDDKFSEWALKNSQKIETLELTQKQDDLHILNQIVGNAEVVCLGESRHDIHEQFQLKHRFIKYLVEEMNFTSFVLEASLPYSNKINDYILNGNGNIDELMSNMPGWFLWDTQEMKNILIWLYEHNKGQEIGNKVNFYGIDIVAPNNGLEQIFEYIKKIDEPYFEQIKNKNFGRRIIEDNQWQTTQQRFSELPEDEKQILGKNYNGLFKHIKQDKENYIAKSSENEYEWILKLSYSANEANKMFSETDRLKMGLIRENAMANITFWIKERNKKIILWAHNVHIGKSEFTMSVMPENEIKGMGDILNQKFGDNMVSIGASFNQGEFQEQNLTFEPAEPYTIDGTLAKLKTDYFILNLKGNSENKIVEKWLNTDKVIRAQGFEMTCIPKKSFDAIFFTNTISKVNYNPTTLEKLRN, encoded by the coding sequence ATGATACGATTTTCAATAATATTCTTGATTTTATTAGTAACAGCAAGTTGCAATAATTCATCTTCACAAGAAATGGATGACAAATTTTCGGAATGGGCCTTAAAAAACTCACAGAAAATAGAGACATTAGAACTAACGCAAAAGCAAGACGATTTGCATATATTAAACCAAATTGTTGGAAATGCAGAAGTTGTTTGCCTTGGAGAAAGTCGCCACGATATACATGAGCAATTTCAATTGAAACATCGTTTTATAAAGTATCTCGTCGAGGAAATGAATTTTACAAGCTTTGTATTAGAGGCAAGTTTACCTTACTCAAATAAAATTAACGACTATATTCTAAATGGAAATGGGAATATTGATGAATTAATGTCGAATATGCCAGGCTGGTTTTTGTGGGATACACAGGAAATGAAAAATATATTGATTTGGTTATATGAACATAACAAAGGTCAGGAAATTGGCAATAAAGTGAATTTCTACGGAATTGATATTGTTGCACCAAACAATGGTCTTGAACAAATATTTGAATACATTAAGAAAATAGATGAGCCATATTTCGAACAAATTAAAAACAAAAATTTTGGTCGTAGAATAATTGAAGACAATCAATGGCAAACAACACAGCAACGCTTTTCAGAATTGCCTGAAGATGAAAAACAAATTCTTGGAAAAAATTACAATGGGTTATTTAAGCATATAAAGCAAGACAAAGAAAATTATATTGCTAAGTCATCAGAAAACGAATATGAATGGATTTTAAAACTTTCATATTCAGCCAACGAAGCAAATAAGATGTTTTCAGAGACTGATAGATTAAAAATGGGTTTAATTCGAGAGAATGCAATGGCTAATATTACTTTCTGGATAAAAGAGAGAAATAAAAAAATTATCCTTTGGGCTCATAATGTTCATATTGGCAAATCAGAGTTTACTATGTCTGTGATGCCTGAAAATGAAATAAAAGGAATGGGAGATATCTTAAATCAAAAATTTGGTGATAATATGGTTTCTATTGGTGCTTCATTTAATCAAGGTGAGTTTCAAGAACAAAACTTAACTTTTGAGCCTGCAGAACCATATACTATAGACGGAACATTAGCAAAATTAAAAACGGACTACTTCATACTCAATTTAAAAGGAAATTCAGAAAATAAGATTGTTGAAAAATGGCTAAATACAGACAAAGTAATTCGTGCTCAAGGTTTTGAAATGACTTGTATTCCAAAGAAATCATTTGATGCTATATTTTTTACAAATACTATTTCAAAAGTTAATTACAATCCAACAACTCTTGAAAAATTAAGAAATTAA
- a CDS encoding AraC family transcriptional regulator, producing the protein MVSKICESCGMPMKSIEDFGCEKPENKYCKHCTDNHGNLKSYLEKVTDFKSLIIKTNDFGEEQAEKMAKESLKKFPAWKNIEI; encoded by the coding sequence ATGGTATCAAAAATTTGTGAAAGTTGCGGAATGCCAATGAAGAGCATTGAAGATTTTGGATGTGAAAAGCCAGAAAACAAATATTGTAAACATTGCACGGATAATCATGGAAATCTAAAATCATACCTTGAAAAAGTGACTGATTTCAAAAGCTTAATCATTAAAACCAATGATTTTGGAGAAGAGCAAGCCGAGAAAATGGCAAAAGAAAGTTTGAAAAAATTCCCTGCTTGGAAAAATATTGAAATTTAA
- a CDS encoding class I SAM-dependent methyltransferase, with protein sequence MSEFWEEIFKSEKMIWGQEPANSAILIKDFFLEHNVSDILIPGFGYGRNAKVFCDNGINVTGIEISKSAIELAQKYVSKDIQIYCGSVTEMPFDKKKYEGIFCYSLIHLLNKYERKIFILNCYNQLSPDGYMFFVVVSKKSNLFGEGEKLSKDRFKIQNGLKVFFYDEKSIKQEFFDFGLISFEEIDEPIKHIENEPPLECFLIKCQRKK encoded by the coding sequence ATGAGTGAATTTTGGGAAGAAATATTTAAGAGTGAAAAAATGATATGGGGGCAAGAGCCTGCTAATTCAGCTATTCTTATTAAAGATTTCTTTCTTGAACACAATGTTTCTGACATTTTAATACCGGGTTTTGGCTATGGAAGAAATGCAAAAGTGTTCTGCGATAATGGTATCAATGTAACTGGCATAGAAATTTCAAAATCAGCTATAGAATTAGCTCAAAAATATGTTTCAAAGGACATTCAAATATATTGTGGTTCTGTTACTGAAATGCCATTTGATAAAAAGAAATATGAAGGCATCTTCTGCTATTCATTAATCCATTTGCTAAATAAATATGAAAGAAAAATTTTTATACTGAATTGCTATAACCAGTTATCGCCTGACGGTTATATGTTTTTTGTTGTAGTTTCAAAAAAATCAAATCTGTTTGGTGAAGGGGAAAAACTAAGCAAAGACAGGTTTAAAATTCAGAATGGGTTAAAAGTATTCTTTTACGATGAAAAATCAATAAAACAGGAGTTCTTTGATTTTGGTTTAATATCATTTGAAGAAATTGATGAACCAATTAAACATATTGAAAATGAGCCACCGTTAGAATGTTTTTTAATTAAATGCCAGCGAAAAAAATAG